The DNA segment tgccctcctcctcctcctccccacgCGGGGCCAGCCGAGGTGAAGGTCCCCGGTGGAACAGTGGCAGttgcccttgtcctgctggaTCCAGCTGCCGAGTCACGCGCCAGCCGTGAGCAGGACGCCGGCTTCCATGTAGGGTCAGGCTGCGCCTGCACGTCCCCAGCCCCACCGAACCCCCCCGATTTCACACGGAGTTTTGCAGTCGGGTTTTGGTCCCAGCTCTACATGGGGTGTTAGAGCTGGGTTTAGTCCTGAGCATGTCTGATACCGGTTCCACGAGGGCTTTTTCAAATGGGTCTGGTCCTGGGGGTGGGGCCATTCCCAGTTCCACAGGGATTTTAAACCTGTGTCTGATCCCCAAGTTTCATTCCTGGTCCCATGCAAAGTTTTGCCGCTAGGCCCGGTCCCAGGGGGCTTTGTTCCCTGTTCCACGAGGGGATTTACTACCGGATCAGGGCCTGGGGGAGCTTGGTCCCTGATCCCTGCGGGGTTTGGGAGTCAGATTCCACGGGGGTCTGGTCTAGACCCCACGCAGAGTTTTACAGCTAGATTTGGTTCCGGGCCAAATCTGGTCCTGTCCCCATTCCACACGGCATTTTACACCCGGCCTTGATCCCGGGTGGGTTTGCTCCTGGTTCCACGCGGGGTTTGTCCCGTTATCCGTAACCCCGACGTACCCAAGGATGCAGCATCCCTTTGTTGGCAATGCTGACCGCGGCCACAGGGGCGGGATGCAGCAACACCCCGAAGCCCGCCGCGGGACCCCAGCACCCACCCAGATCCCGCGCGGGGCCCCACGGGGGGATCCGGGGCTGTGTCCCGCCCCGGGGCGGAGAGAACCGcgcccccgcggccgccccgtCGCGTCCGCCCCCGCCATGGCCGCCCGCTGCCtgcgcgccgccgccgcgctgcGCTGCctgccccgccgcccgccgcccgccgcgcccgcgccgcgccgccaCTGTGAGTGGGGACCCCCGCCATCCCCGCGACCCCTCGGGCCGTGCCCCGGACCCACCGGGGGGCCGGCTCGGATTCTTTCGGGGGGCGGTGTCTGAAATCCGACCCGCGCTCACGTTTACCGACGGTGCGCGGGGCTTTGCGGACCGCGTTTTGTGTTTGGGTCTGGTCCTGGGGGGGTTGGTGCCGGTTCTACGACGGGTTTCGCTGATGGGTTCGGTCCCAGGGGAGTTTGGTCCCGGTTCCACGTGGCGTTTTGCACTCCAGCTCGTACCTAGTCTGAGCCTGGTGCGGGGGTTCGCTCAGGGTCCCGGACCAACGCGGGATTTGGCCCCAGGAGGGTTCACTCCTGCTCCCGGCGCCACCCAGAGCTTTGTTCCCTGTCCATGTTCCCTGTCCATGATCAGGTCCCACTCAGGGGGGTCACCTCTGTTCTGGGTACCACGTGAGGTTTTACAGCCCGATCCACAGACAGGTTTGGCACCCAGAAGGGTTTAGTCCTGGTCCAGGATCATCGCAGGGATTTGCGCGGCGGTTTGTGCCCGAGTCTGGCCCCAGGggactgcagctgctcctggttcTGGCCCCGTTGTTCATCTCACTGAGGCGCTGCTCGCGGATCCCGCTCTCAGAGGAAtgtgtccctatccctgtcccccTCACATGGTGGGTTTTGCACTCTGAGCCCcactccagcagtgctggcccCAGTAACTGGCCCAGACCCCAGCGGGGCTTGCCCCTGAGCTGTAcctgtccctgagccaggctggcaccCACACCTGGCTGGACGGAGCTGTGTGGTCCCCACAGGATGCCCTGGCCCCACACAAGGGTGTGGAGCTGGGGGACCAGGGGTGCACCCCTAACACCCCCGTTGCTCTCCAGATGCCGACAAGCGGATCAAGGTGGCAAATCCCGTGGTGGAGATGGACGGGGATGAGATGACACGAATCATCTGGGCCTTCATTAAGGAAAAGGTGATGGGGTCCTGCCCCAGGAACGGGCGGGTGTGCCAAAAGTGGGCCTGGGGGGTGTACGGGGAACGGgtgatccctgtgctgccctctgtctgtccctcctgcctctgtccctctgtctgcAGGAAGCAGGTCATAAAATCGGCACAACTACCGGGAGGACCTTTAAGTGAGGCGGTCCCGGCAGCGGGAGCTGTGTTACACAGGGAGGCGTGTTCAGGGCAGGGGGATCATCCTGGCCAGCAGAACCATCTTGggcaggcagccaggctgggccaggatgggtgccagggctggccatgccctggtgctgcttcccaggctgtCCCCCCGTTCTGACACCCTTCTGGCCCCTCAGCTCATCCTGCCCAACGTGGATGTCCAGCTAAAATACTTCGACCTGGGGCTGCCACATCGGGACAAGACGGATGACCAGGTCACCATTGACTCAGCGCTGGCCACCAAGAAGTACAGTGTGGCTGTCAAGTGTGCCACCATCACGCCTGATGAAGCCAGGGTGGAAGGTGGGCAGGGCAAGGGGCTGAGCTCCCAGTGGGagggtgctggcagctctggggtgctgaGCCTCCTGTCTGTGCACAGCCCCCCGGGGTCAGCAGTGccttcccactgccagctctggtTTCTGGTGGGCTGGAGGCTGCACCATACCCAGTGCTGtgcccctctccccaccctgggGGCTCATGGGTGCTGTGGGGACCCCatggccctggggacacactgacctctgctctgtgccagccatgATGTCACGCTGGCTGTCCCTCCCCTTGCCAgcaggctctggcagcagccctggcacagtggagctgggtgctggcaggagccatGGGGGCTCATTCAGGGGTCCCATCTGCACGCCCCGCAGAGTTCAAGCTGAAGAAGATGTGGAAGAGCCCCAACGGCACCATCCGAAACATCCTGGGGGGGACGGTGTTCCGCGAGCCCATCATCTGCAAGAACATTCCTCGCCTGGTGCCCGGCTGGACCAAGCCCATCACCATCGGCCGCCACGCCCACGGTGACCAGGTGAGCCAGCGCGGCGTGgggctggccagcagctcccccagccctgcctgacaCCCTGCCTGGCCCCACAGTACAAAGCCACCGACTTCGTGGTGGACAAGTCCGGCACGTTCAAGCTGGTCTTCACGCCCAAGGACGGCAGCGGGGCCAAGGAGTGGGAGGTGTTCAACTTCCCCGGCGGCGGCGTGGGCATGGGCATGTACAACACGGACGAGGTACTGCTGGGGCTCGGGGGGTCCCTGGCCACGCTGGGGGACGGGGTGCCACGAGCCTGCTGTGCTTCCCTTGCAGTCCATCTCCGGCTTTGCGCACAGCTGCTTCCAGTACGCCATCCAGAAGAAGTGGCCGCTCTACCTGAGCACCAAGAACACCATCCTCAAGGCCTACGACGGGCGCTTCAAGGACATCTTCCAGGAGATCTTTGATAAGTATGGGCCTGGGGTGgtgggctgtcctggggctggcagtgagACCCACTCACTGGGTGAGCGTGGCtgacccctgccctggctcccagGCACTACAAGACGGAGTTTGACAAGCTGAAGATCTGGTACGAGCACCGGCTCATCGACGACATGGTGGCCCAGATGCTGAAATCCTCCGGTGGCTTTGTCTGGGCCTGCAAGAACTATGACGGGGATGTCCAGTCAGACATCCTGGCCCAaggtggagcagggcaggctgtggtGGGCCGTCCATCATCACCCCTGGGAGTGTCCTAACCCCTGTCCCCCCACAGGGTTCGGCTCCCTGGGCTTGATGACCTCTGTGCTGGTGTGTCCAGATGGGAAGACCATTGAGGCCGAGGCCGCCCATGGCACCGTCACCCGCCACTACCGGGAGCACCAGAAGGTGGGTGTGCTGTGCCAGCGAGCAGAGCCcgagctgcctgtgccaggctgcccaCGGTGTGCTGCCCACACCAGAGCTGACCACTCTCTCTGCGCAGGGGCGACCCACCAGCACCAACCCCATTGCCAGCATCTTCGCCTGGACGCGGGGCCTGGAGCACCGGGGCAAGCTGGACAGTAACCCTGACCTCGTCAAGTGAGCAGGGTGGGCTGGGGTCCCTGGGTGAgggtccctgccagcagctgctcggGGGGCAGTCGTGGCAGggcccctggagctgctggagacacagtgctgctgtccccaggttTGCACAGACGCTGGAGAAGGTTTGTGTGGACACGGTGGAGAGCGGGACCATGACCAAGGACCTTGCTGGCTGCATCCATGGCCTTGCCAAGTACGGGTGGCTcttggggcagagcaggggggtGGCCACAAGAACAGCACAGTGACCACAAGGATaggctggccctgcagggcagccacaAGAGTAGGACAGTGACCAGGAGATGGCTGTGCACAATGGTCACAGGTAGCTGCTGGCCTCTCTGGACAGTCCCCAGGGACCTGAGGTGGCTATTCACAACTGATTGGGGTGGGTGGTGCCTGTGGGACCCCCCACCaatccctctctctctctccagtgTGAAGCTGAATGAGCATTTTGTGAACACGACCGACTTCCTCGATGCCATCAAGAACAACCTGGACAAGGCTCTGGGCAAGAAATAGGGGACAGCCTCCCCATCtctgggatggatggggctggaggggccAGGGCCCCCCCTCAactcaccagcacagctcaggaacAGTTGAATAATTTTTCCAAAGTTTTCTTAGGAGTGTTTTTAAAGCCTTTGTAGCAGGGGAGTGCAGGGGTGGGGGGCGTGTGTCTGTCCTGCCCTGATTCATGTACCCCCATAACCGTGTGGTGCCATTAAATATCTCCCCAGGCCGGGCACatcacctggcacagctctgcagtgtgggCACGGggggcagccaggcagggggaATGTGCACTTCAGCATTCTGGCATTGCCTGAAGGCAGCAATGGGGCTCCACAGCCCTGCCGTGctgagggagggctggggctgaccAAGGCTGTGGCCATCTCTGTCCTGCCCCAAGGCAGTGGTGGGAAAGGTGGGTGGCAGGCACACTGCCCTTGGGGGACTGAGCAGTGCCACACCAGAACCACCCTAGGGCTTTTGGGATGGggcagatggtgctgcagggaACACGGCCACTG comes from the Oenanthe melanoleuca isolate GR-GAL-2019-014 chromosome 10, OMel1.0, whole genome shotgun sequence genome and includes:
- the IDH2 gene encoding isocitrate dehydrogenase [NADP], mitochondrial, which codes for MAARCLRAAAALRCLPRRPPPAAPAPRRHYADKRIKVANPVVEMDGDEMTRIIWAFIKEKLILPNVDVQLKYFDLGLPHRDKTDDQVTIDSALATKKYSVAVKCATITPDEARVEEFKLKKMWKSPNGTIRNILGGTVFREPIICKNIPRLVPGWTKPITIGRHAHGDQYKATDFVVDKSGTFKLVFTPKDGSGAKEWEVFNFPGGGVGMGMYNTDESISGFAHSCFQYAIQKKWPLYLSTKNTILKAYDGRFKDIFQEIFDKHYKTEFDKLKIWYEHRLIDDMVAQMLKSSGGFVWACKNYDGDVQSDILAQGFGSLGLMTSVLVCPDGKTIEAEAAHGTVTRHYREHQKGRPTSTNPIASIFAWTRGLEHRGKLDSNPDLVKFAQTLEKVCVDTVESGTMTKDLAGCIHGLANVKLNEHFVNTTDFLDAIKNNLDKALGKK